Proteins from one Butyrivibrio fibrisolvens genomic window:
- a CDS encoding Txe/YoeB family addiction module toxin — translation MRKIWSDEAWDDYCYWQNQDKKTLKKINRLLDDIDRNGIHCTGKPEPLSGNLAGFWSVRIDEKNRIVFRIHDDAVEIAQCGSHYRDK, via the coding sequence ATGAGAAAAATATGGTCTGATGAAGCCTGGGATGATTACTGTTATTGGCAGAACCAAGATAAGAAAACGCTCAAAAAAATCAACCGTCTTTTAGATGATATCGATCGTAATGGTATTCATTGTACTGGCAAGCCTGAACCATTATCTGGAAATTTGGCCGGATTTTGGAGCGTCAGAATCGATGAAAAGAATAGGATTGTATTTCGGATTCATGATGATGCTGTCGAAATAGCTCAATGTGGATCACATTACAGAGATAAGTAA
- a CDS encoding type II toxin-antitoxin system RelB/DinJ family antitoxin, protein MAQSTLSVRVDSEDKKTFEAFCDQVGMNASVAVNMFVKTVIREQRLPFEVKADPFYSAANMERLERSVQQLHEGKGTEHELIEVD, encoded by the coding sequence ATGGCACAATCAACTTTAAGTGTAAGAGTAGACAGTGAAGATAAAAAAACATTTGAAGCATTCTGCGATCAGGTTGGAATGAATGCATCTGTTGCGGTAAATATGTTTGTAAAGACGGTTATAAGAGAGCAAAGACTTCCTTTTGAGGTAAAGGCAGATCCATTTTATAGTGCTGCCAATATGGAACGCCTTGAAAGATCAGTACAGCAGCTGCACGAAGGTAAGGGTACTGAACATGAGCTCATAGAGGTAGACTGA
- a CDS encoding ArdC-like ssDNA-binding domain-containing protein — translation MTNEQIIFNNRIDLMEKGILKGTGHTITVENEDGEKIQLEEPEQIHTYAGWKGLNRQVKRGEKSIATFMIWKHTTKKPKDKDEEPQESMFQTKAFWFTEAQTEAIAQ, via the coding sequence ATGACAAACGAGCAGATTATTTTTAATAACAGAATAGACTTGATGGAAAAGGGCATTTTAAAAGGAACAGGGCACACCATAACCGTAGAAAATGAGGACGGTGAGAAAATACAACTTGAAGAGCCGGAACAGATACACACATACGCCGGATGGAAAGGATTAAACAGACAAGTAAAGCGGGGCGAAAAGTCGATTGCTACCTTTATGATATGGAAGCATACAACAAAGAAGCCGAAGGACAAGGACGAAGAGCCGCAAGAATCAATGTTTCAGACTAAAGCGTTTTGGTTTACCGAAGCCCAGACTGAAGCAATCGCGCAATAA
- a CDS encoding DUF5688 family protein: protein MMTREMIISELTNRGYNATAQDSTKNGVVLEGIIIRTEGSAIAPVIYTEQLISRAEEEGKSLDDVVSRIIDTYEAHKDTTFNIAELTDRDFVLSHIRIGLQKASNEDLIKGASELEGIESYLYIGGEMGEDGYSIKVSASYLENASVSESEAWEQARKNTFADTQIESMAKVMSELMGVPYDEEMESEMPMYIITNRKKMKGASAICDRKHLAEFTEQHHTKKLLVLPSSVHEMIIIPYTDDMDIEMFSDMVSQVNASEVAPEERLTDRAYVLEF, encoded by the coding sequence ATGATGACAAGAGAAATGATAATCAGCGAACTCACAAACAGAGGCTACAACGCAACAGCACAGGACAGCACAAAGAACGGAGTAGTTCTTGAAGGAATCATTATCAGAACAGAAGGTTCTGCAATCGCACCCGTGATTTATACGGAACAGCTTATTTCAAGAGCAGAGGAAGAAGGCAAGAGCCTTGATGATGTGGTTTCACGTATCATTGATACATACGAAGCACACAAGGACACTACTTTTAATATTGCCGAGCTTACAGACAGAGATTTTGTTTTATCTCATATCCGCATCGGTTTACAGAAGGCATCAAACGAAGACCTTATAAAAGGAGCTTCCGAGCTTGAAGGAATTGAAAGCTATCTGTATATCGGTGGAGAGATGGGCGAAGATGGTTATTCTATCAAGGTTTCCGCTTCATATCTTGAAAATGCTTCCGTATCAGAATCTGAAGCATGGGAGCAGGCAAGAAAAAACACCTTTGCAGATACACAGATTGAATCTATGGCAAAGGTAATGTCTGAATTGATGGGCGTTCCGTATGATGAGGAAATGGAATCTGAAATGCCTATGTACATTATTACAAATAGGAAGAAGATGAAGGGAGCATCTGCAATCTGTGATAGAAAGCACCTTGCAGAGTTTACGGAACAGCACCACACAAAAAAGCTTCTTGTGCTTCCGTCATCTGTGCATGAAATGATAATCATTCCGTATACAGATGATATGGACATTGAAATGTTTTCCGATATGGTTTCACAGGTCAATGCTTCCGAAGTAGCACCCGAAGAGAGATTGACAGACAGAGCCTATGTATTAGAGTTTTAA